A stretch of the Uranotaenia lowii strain MFRU-FL chromosome 3, ASM2978415v1, whole genome shotgun sequence genome encodes the following:
- the LOC129753250 gene encoding anaphase-promoting complex subunit 15 has product MLPFFPSLRPAVANNLWFAADECCDEDGEVSAMETEHQEWLNRISQIGSDLVPIGKNVNEHTDNMDSEDEDANDESDDSDNSDEDDEDMDDLNNAARGNDRLIMEPAYNNTDDEIQANEL; this is encoded by the exons ATGCTTCCGTTTTTCCCGTCCCTGAGGCCGGCGGTGGCCAATAACCTGTGGTTTGCTGCGGATGAATGCTGTGATGAGGATGGAGAGGTTAGCGCCATGGAAACCGAACACCAGGAATGG CTAAACCGGATATCGCAAATTGGTTCCGATCTGGTACCGATAGGGAAAAATGTTAACGAGCACACGGACAACATGGACTCTGAGGATGAAGATG CCAACGACGAAAGCGACGACTCGGACAACTCCGACGAAGACGACGAGGACATGGACGATCTCAACAACGCAGCCCGAGGCAACGATCGCCTAATCATGGAACCAGCTTACAACAATACGGACGATGAAATCCAAGCGAACGAACTCTAG
- the LOC129753249 gene encoding serine/arginine-rich splicing factor 3-like — translation MARYREWDLQCKVYVGNLGSSASKHEIESAFGKYGPLRNVWVARNPPGFAFVEFEDKRDAEDAVRSLDGTRCCGTRIRVEMSSGRSRRDDRTRRPRRSYRASSSMKLHVSNFRHRTSSNQLSTTSSTTTTTTSSSTIKPSATIIKSTTKTTTTTTTTNTAIITTTNQKTTTCSASTSISSRLLVSLFVVAQALQLLQPLLRHHHLVLLLLPPLLLLLELQQQRSPTSALPQQLLHRSTSPSLLPLKTSTTSGSTCSHQQQRTFYKFILPT, via the exons ATGGCACGCTACCGAGAATGGGACCTGCAGTGCAAGGTCTACGTTGGAAATTTGGGTTCGTCGGCTTCGAAGCACGAAATAGAGAGCGCCTTTGGCAAATATGGTCCGCTGCGTAACGTTTGGGTGGCCCGCAATCCTCCGGGTTTCGCCTTCGTCGAATTCGAAGATAAACGGGACGCCGAAGATGCGGTTCGCTCCCTGGACGGAAC GAGATGCTGCGGAACTCGGATCCGGGTGGAGATGTCCTCTGGACGGTCACGTCGTGACGATCGAACCCGGCGGCCTCGTCGATCATACAG GGCAAGCTCTTCTATGAAACTTCACGTCAGCAACTTCCGCCACAGAACTTCATCTAACCAACTTTCTACTACTAGttctactactactactactaccaGTAGCTCTACTATTAAGCCTAGCGCAACTATCATCAAATCCACCACCaaaaccaccaccaccaccacaaCCACCAATACAGCCATCATCACCACAACCAACCAAAAGACCACCACCTGTTCAGCCTCAACTTCGATCTCTTCTAGACTTTTAGTATCGCTTTTCGTCGTCGCGCAAGCCCTTCAACTACTTCAGCCGCTGTTGCGACATCATCATCTAGTCCTACTTCTACTACCACCACTACTACTGCTACTAGAACTACAACAGCAGAGATCGCCAACGTCAGCACTTCCCCAACAGCTGCTGCATCGTTCGACGAGCCCATCGCTGCTGCCGCTGAAAACAAGCACCACTTCCGGAAGCACTTGCTCTCATCAGCAGCAACGGACATTTTACAAATTCATCCTTCCTACTTGA